From the Limosilactobacillus panis genome, one window contains:
- the gndA gene encoding NADP-dependent phosphogluconate dehydrogenase — MSENKAQIGVVGLAVMGKNLALNIESRGFTVGVYNRHRNRTDEMMKDHSDKKLVPSYTIKDFVDSLEKPRRILLMVKAGKPTDAVIDELLPLLDKGDVLIDGGNTNFHDTMARNAKLDKSGINFIGMGVSGGELGALHGPALMPGGQKEAYDLVAPILTQIAAKAEDGKPCVTYVGPNGAGHYVKMVHNGIEYGDEELIDESYNIMRNVLKMPVDDIAKTFAEWNKGELSSYLVDITADILTRKDDLGDDKSKPIVDMILDRGANKGTGKWSSETALESGAPQSVITEAVYARYISMMKDERVAASKVLPEETEAISIDDKKELIEKVREALYFGKVMSYAQGFEQMRIDSERYNWNLKMGELAQIWRAGCIIRAQFLQNITDAFDKNPDLKNLLLDDYFKDIAKKYQKAIRDIVALAVKAGIPVPALSAAISYYDSYRAEVVPANLLQAQRDYFGAHTYERVDRPGNYHYTWYKEQ, encoded by the coding sequence ATGTCAGAGAATAAAGCACAAATCGGTGTTGTCGGTTTAGCTGTCATGGGTAAAAACCTTGCATTAAACATTGAAAGTCGGGGCTTCACTGTCGGTGTCTACAACCGTCACCGTAACCGGACTGACGAAATGATGAAGGACCACAGCGACAAGAAGCTTGTTCCTAGTTACACAATTAAGGACTTCGTTGACTCCCTTGAAAAGCCACGGCGGATCTTGCTGATGGTTAAGGCTGGTAAGCCAACCGATGCCGTTATTGATGAATTACTCCCTCTGCTTGACAAAGGTGATGTTCTGATTGATGGTGGGAACACTAACTTCCACGACACCATGGCTCGGAATGCTAAGCTGGACAAGTCCGGTATTAACTTCATCGGCATGGGTGTTTCCGGTGGTGAACTTGGTGCCCTCCACGGTCCTGCCCTGATGCCAGGTGGTCAAAAAGAAGCTTATGACTTAGTTGCTCCTATTTTGACTCAAATCGCTGCCAAGGCTGAAGATGGCAAACCATGTGTTACCTATGTTGGTCCTAACGGTGCCGGCCACTACGTAAAGATGGTCCACAACGGGATCGAATACGGTGACGAAGAGTTAATTGACGAAAGTTATAACATTATGCGAAACGTCTTGAAGATGCCAGTTGATGACATTGCTAAGACCTTCGCAGAATGGAACAAGGGTGAACTATCCAGTTACCTGGTTGACATCACTGCTGACATTCTGACCCGTAAGGATGACCTTGGTGATGACAAGAGCAAGCCAATTGTTGACATGATTCTTGACCGTGGTGCCAACAAGGGTACTGGTAAGTGGAGTTCTGAAACAGCCCTTGAAAGTGGCGCTCCACAATCCGTTATTACTGAAGCCGTTTACGCTCGTTACATCTCCATGATGAAGGACGAACGGGTTGCCGCAAGCAAGGTCTTACCTGAAGAAACGGAAGCCATCTCCATTGATGACAAGAAGGAACTGATTGAAAAGGTTCGTGAAGCTCTCTACTTCGGTAAGGTTATGTCCTACGCACAAGGATTCGAACAAATGCGAATCGACTCCGAACGTTACAACTGGAACCTGAAGATGGGTGAATTAGCACAGATTTGGCGTGCCGGTTGCATCATTCGTGCCCAATTCCTGCAAAACATCACTGATGCCTTCGACAAGAACCCTGACTTGAAGAACCTTCTTCTTGACGACTACTTCAAGGACATCGCTAAGAAGTACCAAAAGGCTATTCGGGACATCGTTGCCCTTGCTGTTAAGGCTGGTATCCCTGTTCCTGCTCTTAGCGCTGCAATTAGCTACTACGACTCCTACCGTGCAGAAGTTGTTCCTGCTAACCTGCTGCAAGCACAACGTGACTACTTCGGTGCTCACACTTATGAACGTGTTGACCGCCCAGGTAACTACCACTACACTTGGTACAAAGAACAATAA
- a CDS encoding cadmium resistance transporter has translation MNYWLLLVTFVAVNLDFFIIMLFLLHRYRTMDVMVGYLAGVLILMILSFTIGKALALFLPEWLLGLLGFLPIYMALHDKDEAAQQTDRAPILATLTTYLAVCTGCNLSIFLPVLTGMTINYFIMALLFIGVLAVVVVWLIKAIGELPVVKKGLTWYGDTLMKVIYVGVGLYVFYDSGLITHLLSLV, from the coding sequence ATGAATTACTGGCTACTCTTGGTAACGTTTGTTGCCGTTAACCTAGATTTCTTTATTATTATGCTGTTTTTACTCCACCGTTACCGAACCATGGATGTGATGGTTGGCTACTTGGCGGGGGTGTTAATTTTGATGATCCTCAGCTTCACAATTGGTAAGGCCCTCGCCCTGTTTTTACCGGAATGGCTTCTCGGCCTACTGGGGTTCTTACCGATTTATATGGCGCTCCACGATAAGGATGAGGCAGCCCAGCAGACTGACCGGGCACCTATCCTGGCGACCTTAACCACGTATCTAGCGGTTTGTACTGGCTGTAACCTGTCAATTTTTTTACCGGTGCTGACGGGGATGACCATCAACTACTTTATAATGGCTCTTCTCTTTATCGGCGTCTTGGCAGTCGTGGTCGTCTGGCTAATAAAGGCAATTGGTGAACTACCAGTTGTCAAGAAGGGCCTGACGTGGTACGGGGATACTTTAATGAAGGTGATTTACGTTGGGGTTGGCCTCTACGTCTTTTACGACAGTGGTTTGATTACCCACCTGCTTAGTCTGGTATAA
- a CDS encoding MFS transporter, with translation MEKVKKHSPLLILGLLLLGVCMRMPITSIPSVIKEIAQTFHVAPTSLGILTTIPLLCFGLLSSVVSSTAQRIGNELTLAIAMVLMFVGSYLRIINFTLLMVGTVMVGMAITCINVLLPAIISDKYPNRMGSVTGMYNTAMTLFAAIGAYTITPITHQSSWQTAVIIISAIALVTAIVWLPNLKYNERGGNNIASEAGTNMWKKVNAWWLLLFFGFQCFVFYSTVAWLPTISMDAGLSGDQASLIAGLFQLFAIPFAFTVPVLAAKMKTRRSIMAGAGIASMLGTLMMLFPVNSFAYFCVVAFLLGAGSTTTFVLAMTLFGLKTKSAADTRNLSGMVQSVGYLIAALGPIVVGSLNAQTHGWTASLIVIFAAAFLFTIFGVLAERHSYI, from the coding sequence TTGGAAAAGGTTAAAAAACATAGTCCATTGTTAATCTTAGGGCTGCTCTTACTGGGCGTCTGCATGCGGATGCCAATCACTTCGATCCCTTCCGTTATTAAGGAAATTGCCCAAACCTTCCACGTTGCCCCAACAAGCCTGGGGATCTTAACAACGATCCCCCTCTTGTGCTTTGGACTCTTATCTTCCGTTGTTTCATCAACGGCCCAGCGGATTGGGAACGAATTAACATTAGCAATTGCCATGGTCCTGATGTTTGTTGGTTCCTACCTCCGCATTATCAATTTCACACTCCTGATGGTGGGAACCGTCATGGTCGGGATGGCCATCACCTGCATTAACGTCCTCCTCCCGGCAATTATCTCTGATAAGTACCCCAACCGGATGGGGAGCGTCACGGGAATGTACAACACCGCGATGACCCTCTTTGCCGCAATTGGTGCCTACACAATCACGCCCATTACCCACCAAAGTAGCTGGCAAACGGCGGTTATCATCATCAGTGCAATTGCGCTGGTAACCGCTATTGTATGGTTACCCAACCTCAAGTATAACGAACGGGGTGGAAATAACATAGCCAGTGAAGCCGGAACTAACATGTGGAAGAAGGTCAATGCCTGGTGGCTGCTTCTCTTCTTTGGCTTCCAATGCTTCGTATTCTACAGCACCGTTGCCTGGCTGCCAACAATTTCGATGGACGCCGGGCTGAGTGGAGACCAGGCAAGCCTGATTGCCGGCCTCTTCCAGCTGTTTGCCATCCCGTTTGCCTTCACGGTGCCCGTCCTAGCGGCCAAGATGAAGACCCGGCGGTCCATTATGGCGGGCGCGGGAATCGCGTCAATGTTGGGAACGCTGATGATGCTCTTCCCGGTTAACTCCTTTGCCTACTTCTGTGTGGTCGCCTTCCTGTTAGGGGCCGGATCCACAACTACCTTTGTCTTGGCAATGACCCTCTTTGGGCTCAAGACGAAGAGTGCTGCTGATACCCGGAACCTTTCTGGAATGGTCCAGTCCGTCGGCTACCTGATTGCTGCTCTAGGGCCCATCGTGGTCGGTAGCTTAAATGCTCAAACCCACGGCTGGACGGCAAGTCTGATTGTAATCTTCGCCGCTGCCTTTCTCTTTACCATCTTTGGAGTCCTAGCAGAACGGCATTCCTATATTTAA
- a CDS encoding hemolysin family protein has protein sequence MRNAILDNGQILMNFIIIIITFIFAAFFVAAEFALVQTRVTALEELQAKRNKPSVKITRAIKMVTNLTEYLSTTQVGTSICGIILGWIGEDTIERLLVDALHTSSVGLNSNLTHIISAIVGVLILTYFEVVLTEIVPKNISIDIPVKMLMLTVTPLHYFHVIFYPFVWLLNSSANGIVRLMGMKPADENDEVLSQSEIISLSRNAVKGGALEHNDLVYMKRAFAFNDKVAKDIMIYRTQLAVIDINRTVNDALKEYLQTKYSRLPVVANNDRDKILGYVFNYDLVRQKQANGNVSLAKVLRHLSTTPENTPITEVLKQMIRTRVPMVVVVDEYGGTSGIVTDKDIYEELFGTVRDEIDNVADNMISQLSPDTYHVDGKTTIYDFERFFNVELNEPENSDTVTLSGYILENYNHVREGDQITLSGLEITIMDYENSYIDWLKVKKLGSTKAKDEDN, from the coding sequence ATGAGGAATGCTATTTTGGATAATGGTCAGATATTAATGAATTTCATTATTATCATCATTACCTTTATTTTCGCAGCGTTTTTCGTCGCCGCCGAGTTTGCCCTCGTTCAAACCCGGGTAACCGCCCTGGAAGAATTGCAGGCAAAACGTAACAAGCCATCAGTAAAAATTACGCGAGCCATCAAGATGGTTACCAACCTGACCGAGTACCTATCAACAACCCAAGTGGGGACCTCCATCTGCGGGATTATCCTTGGTTGGATTGGTGAAGATACTATCGAAAGGTTACTCGTCGACGCCCTTCACACCTCCAGTGTTGGTCTCAACAGCAACCTGACCCACATCATCAGTGCCATTGTCGGTGTCCTGATTTTGACCTACTTTGAGGTCGTTCTGACAGAAATTGTTCCGAAAAACATCAGTATCGATATCCCAGTCAAGATGCTGATGCTGACGGTCACGCCACTCCACTACTTTCACGTAATCTTTTATCCCTTTGTCTGGCTCCTCAATTCATCTGCCAACGGAATTGTCCGCTTGATGGGCATGAAGCCGGCAGATGAAAATGACGAGGTGCTCTCACAAAGCGAGATTATTAGCCTATCGCGAAACGCCGTTAAGGGTGGCGCCCTGGAGCACAATGACCTGGTCTACATGAAGCGGGCCTTTGCCTTTAACGACAAAGTTGCCAAAGACATTATGATCTATCGGACCCAGCTGGCAGTTATTGACATCAACAGGACCGTTAATGACGCTCTGAAGGAATACCTGCAGACTAAGTACAGTCGCCTTCCCGTGGTTGCCAATAATGACCGGGATAAGATCCTGGGCTACGTCTTCAACTACGACCTGGTTCGTCAAAAGCAGGCTAACGGCAACGTCTCATTGGCAAAGGTTCTTCGCCACCTTTCGACAACGCCAGAAAACACACCAATTACTGAAGTCCTCAAGCAGATGATTAGGACTCGGGTCCCAATGGTTGTCGTCGTCGATGAATACGGAGGAACCAGCGGAATCGTAACGGACAAGGATATTTATGAGGAATTGTTCGGAACTGTCCGTGATGAGATTGATAACGTTGCTGACAACATGATCTCCCAGTTAAGTCCTGACACCTACCACGTTGATGGCAAAACGACCATCTATGACTTTGAACGCTTCTTTAACGTGGAACTTAACGAGCCCGAGAATAGTGATACCGTTACGCTTTCCGGTTACATTCTGGAAAACTATAACCACGTTCGCGAAGGTGATCAAATTACTTTAAGCGGCTTAGAAATTACAATTATGGACTACGAGAATTCGTATATTGACTGGTTAAAGGTCAAAAAATTAGGATCAACAAAGGCAAAAGACGAAGATAATTAA
- a CDS encoding ArsR/SmtB family transcription factor — MVTATRDLINEAAKIYKVLSNSTRIEILYFLRHCDGEVSVSTIVDQLGLAQPVISKQLGILHRYQLVCRRREGTKVFYILDDPQVVEMVDDMLEHVKHEIKGEPHPRNLYK, encoded by the coding sequence ATGGTGACCGCGACACGCGACCTGATTAATGAAGCGGCTAAAATTTATAAGGTATTAAGCAACAGTACCCGAATTGAGATTCTCTATTTCCTGCGTCACTGCGATGGCGAGGTGTCGGTTTCAACAATTGTTGACCAATTAGGCCTGGCACAGCCGGTGATTTCAAAGCAATTGGGAATCCTCCACCGTTACCAACTGGTTTGTCGCCGGCGGGAGGGTACCAAGGTTTTCTATATTCTTGATGATCCTCAGGTTGTCGAAATGGTTGATGACATGTTGGAACACGTTAAGCATGAGATTAAGGGTGAACCCCACCCACGAAATTTGTATAAGTAG
- a CDS encoding glycoside-pentoside-hexuronide (GPH):cation symporter encodes MDKQEPHKVRSRLAYSLGAFGHDAFFALLSTYFMMYVTGHLFTSGNKSFDNRMVGYVTMIIMILRIVELLIDPLIGNAIDRTKTKWGKFKPWVVGGGVISAVLLAALFTPLGGLNVSSPIMYLVVFAIIYIIMDVFYSFNDVGFWSMVPAMSFDSHERDKIATFARVGSTIGGQIIGFVIMPMVLFFSINQNGGTGDDRGWFIFAVIVAAISAITAIGVGMFTHEQKSLLRENKEQTKLKDILHILIKNDQLLAIAMSYLFFTTGQTLLNSFELYYFTYVLGNSKAFSILGGLNTVVGVISVFAFPLFSGKIGRHKLFYGAATIEVLGAVIFAFAGKSLALVLLGAELFFIPQPIIFLVVLMTITDSVEYGQLKLGHRDESLTLSIRPLLDKFGGAVANGVVGAATVAAGMTGGATAATVTAHGVSVFKIYMFLIPIALILVGIIIFALKVKLDEKSHAKIVAKLEQTWGKHLGEEGNDQNATAEEAAPQPQAGVTNIPAPVAGEVVNLKDVSDPAFAEGKMGQGFAIKPADGKVYAPFAGTVRATFSTRHAVGLVSDNGIALLIHIGVDTVKLHGTGFVTYFTKGQHVDKGQELMEFWDPTIKKAGLDDTVIVTVTNSENFAFEMLAKAGDKVTDKDNIMKVTKKD; translated from the coding sequence ATGGATAAGCAAGAGCCACATAAAGTTCGTTCGCGCCTCGCATACTCACTCGGTGCGTTTGGACATGATGCCTTCTTTGCATTACTTTCTACTTACTTTATGATGTACGTTACCGGTCACCTGTTTACGTCCGGTAACAAGTCCTTTGATAACCGGATGGTCGGATACGTTACGATGATCATCATGATTCTCCGGATTGTGGAATTACTGATTGACCCATTGATTGGTAATGCCATCGACCGGACCAAGACCAAATGGGGGAAGTTTAAGCCATGGGTTGTTGGCGGTGGTGTTATTTCTGCCGTCCTCCTGGCCGCACTGTTCACCCCACTTGGCGGTCTGAACGTTTCTAGTCCAATCATGTACCTGGTTGTCTTTGCTATCATCTACATCATCATGGATGTCTTCTATTCCTTCAATGATGTTGGTTTCTGGTCCATGGTTCCAGCCATGTCATTCGATTCACACGAACGTGACAAGATTGCTACCTTCGCCCGGGTTGGTTCAACCATCGGTGGACAAATCATCGGTTTTGTTATCATGCCAATGGTTCTGTTCTTCTCCATCAATCAAAACGGTGGGACCGGTGACGACCGTGGTTGGTTCATCTTCGCCGTTATCGTTGCTGCTATTTCGGCAATCACTGCAATCGGTGTGGGGATGTTTACCCACGAACAAAAGTCACTGCTTCGTGAAAATAAGGAGCAAACTAAGTTAAAGGATATCCTGCACATCCTGATCAAGAACGACCAATTGTTGGCAATTGCGATGTCCTACCTGTTCTTCACTACTGGTCAAACTCTGTTGAACAGTTTTGAACTGTACTACTTCACTTATGTTCTTGGTAACTCTAAGGCCTTCTCAATCCTGGGTGGTCTGAACACGGTTGTCGGTGTTATCTCCGTCTTCGCCTTCCCACTTTTCTCAGGTAAGATTGGGCGTCACAAGCTCTTCTATGGTGCTGCAACGATTGAAGTCCTTGGTGCTGTAATTTTTGCCTTTGCTGGTAAGTCATTAGCACTTGTCCTGCTCGGTGCCGAATTGTTCTTCATTCCACAACCAATCATCTTCCTGGTTGTTTTGATGACGATTACCGACTCTGTTGAATATGGTCAATTAAAGCTTGGTCACCGTGATGAATCGTTGACCTTGTCAATTCGGCCACTGCTTGATAAGTTCGGTGGTGCCGTTGCTAATGGTGTTGTTGGTGCCGCTACTGTTGCTGCTGGAATGACTGGTGGTGCTACAGCCGCTACTGTTACTGCTCACGGCGTTAGCGTCTTCAAGATTTACATGTTCTTAATTCCAATTGCCTTAATTCTTGTTGGTATCATTATCTTCGCCCTTAAGGTTAAGTTGGATGAAAAGTCTCACGCCAAGATTGTGGCTAAGTTGGAACAAACTTGGGGTAAGCACCTTGGTGAAGAAGGCAATGACCAAAACGCCACTGCTGAAGAAGCCGCTCCACAACCACAAGCTGGCGTTACTAACATCCCAGCTCCGGTTGCTGGTGAAGTTGTTAACCTCAAGGACGTCAGTGATCCAGCATTTGCTGAAGGTAAGATGGGACAAGGATTTGCTATCAAGCCAGCTGACGGTAAGGTTTACGCACCATTTGCTGGTACCGTTCGGGCAACCTTCTCAACTCGTCACGCGGTTGGGTTAGTTTCCGACAACGGAATTGCCCTCCTGATTCACATCGGTGTTGATACCGTGAAGTTACATGGTACTGGTTTCGTAACCTACTTCACTAAGGGTCAACACGTTGACAAGGGTCAAGAACTCATGGAATTCTGGGACCCAACTATTAAGAAGGCGGGACTTGATGACACGGTTATCGTCACCGTCACTAATAGTGAAAACTTCGCCTTTGAAATGTTAGCCAAGGCTGGCGACAAGGTCACCGACAAGGACAACATTATGAAAGTCACGAAGAAAGACTAA
- the nrdI gene encoding class Ib ribonucleoside-diphosphate reductase assembly flavoprotein NrdI, translating to MTTMNILYISLEGNTRSFINRLSRFAKQQNIINKNNPLIHAKEIEPQTLPASESAPFFVFVPTYLTGGNGIDSGFTEIMTNSLGEYIEEGNNAKYCIGVVGSGNRNFNEQYCLTARKYAKLFNAPFLDNYELRGTSRDVERIYGVLSREWTKREKD from the coding sequence ATGACAACAATGAACATCCTTTATATTTCGCTTGAAGGAAATACCCGCTCTTTTATTAATCGCTTATCTAGGTTTGCTAAACAACAAAACATTATCAACAAAAATAACCCATTGATTCATGCTAAGGAAATCGAGCCACAAACTCTTCCCGCCAGCGAATCGGCACCTTTTTTCGTATTCGTGCCCACCTATTTGACTGGTGGTAACGGGATTGATTCTGGGTTCACTGAAATCATGACTAACTCCCTTGGTGAATACATTGAGGAGGGTAATAACGCTAAGTACTGCATTGGTGTCGTCGGTAGCGGAAACCGAAACTTCAACGAGCAATACTGCCTGACCGCACGTAAGTATGCAAAATTATTTAACGCCCCATTCCTTGATAACTATGAACTGCGGGGGACCTCACGAGATGTCGAACGAATCTACGGTGTTCTAAGCCGTGAATGGACAAAGCGGGAAAAGGATTAA
- the ltrA gene encoding group II intron reverse transcriptase/maturase, translated as MRQSQKTEPQADRLSRIGLENQKYTRARSTGYGEGKGMSVTIQDQVLDRNNLNQAYLRVKRNKGAAGIDDMTVDGLLQYLRENKTELITNLREGNYKPVPVKRVEIPKPNGGVRKLGIPTVVDRMVQQAVAQVLTPIFERIFSDNSFGFRPHRGAQDAIAKVVKLYNQGYRRVVDLDLKAYFDNVNHDLMIKYLQQYIDDPWTLRLIRKFLTSGVLDHGLFAKSEKGTPQGGPLSPLLANIYLNELDKELTRRGHHFVRYADDCNIYVKSQRAGERVMRSITQFLEKRLKVKVNPDKTKVGSPLRLKFLGFSLGVDHNGAYARPAKQSQQRVKKALKLLTKRNRGISLTRMFEEIHRKMRGWLQYYSIGKLTNFIQRLDKWLRVRIRQYIWKQWKKFKTKVTNLQKLGLFQHDAYVFASTRKGYWRTAHSKTLSYSLTNRKLEQLGLMNMSKTLQSIQCD; from the coding sequence GTGCGACAATCGCAGAAAACAGAACCACAAGCTGACCGCTTGTCGAGGATAGGTTTGGAAAACCAAAAGTACACAAGGGCGCGTAGTACCGGTTATGGTGAAGGTAAAGGTATGAGTGTCACTATCCAAGACCAAGTCTTGGACCGCAATAACCTGAACCAGGCTTATTTGCGAGTTAAGAGAAATAAAGGAGCAGCGGGCATTGATGATATGACTGTCGATGGCCTCCTGCAATATCTTAGAGAAAATAAAACGGAGTTAATCACCAACCTACGTGAAGGCAATTATAAGCCAGTACCGGTTAAACGAGTGGAAATTCCCAAGCCCAACGGTGGAGTGAGGAAACTAGGGATACCAACGGTAGTGGACCGCATGGTCCAACAAGCAGTTGCCCAAGTGCTCACGCCAATCTTTGAGCGTATTTTCTCGGATAATAGTTTTGGCTTTCGCCCTCATCGTGGAGCCCAAGACGCAATCGCAAAGGTAGTTAAACTATATAATCAGGGATATCGAAGAGTAGTCGACTTAGACCTGAAGGCCTATTTTGATAACGTTAATCATGACTTGATGATTAAGTATCTCCAACAATATATTGATGACCCATGGACACTAAGACTCATTCGTAAGTTTCTAACTAGCGGAGTCTTAGACCATGGGCTTTTCGCTAAGAGTGAAAAAGGAACCCCACAAGGAGGGCCATTGTCACCACTACTGGCGAACATCTATCTAAATGAGTTGGACAAAGAGTTGACTAGACGTGGTCACCACTTTGTGCGCTATGCGGATGATTGTAACATCTATGTTAAAAGTCAACGAGCCGGAGAACGAGTAATGCGAAGCATTACCCAGTTTCTAGAAAAGCGCTTGAAAGTTAAAGTGAACCCAGATAAAACCAAAGTCGGTAGCCCGCTACGGTTGAAGTTTCTTGGCTTTTCGTTGGGTGTAGACCACAATGGGGCCTACGCCCGTCCAGCTAAACAATCGCAACAACGAGTAAAGAAAGCACTGAAGTTATTAACTAAACGTAATCGTGGAATATCTCTGACAAGAATGTTTGAAGAAATTCACCGAAAAATGCGTGGGTGGCTTCAGTACTACTCAATTGGGAAACTAACTAACTTTATTCAACGCCTTGACAAGTGGTTGAGGGTCCGAATAAGGCAGTATATTTGGAAGCAATGGAAAAAGTTTAAAACTAAGGTAACTAACTTACAGAAGTTGGGGCTGTTCCAGCATGATGCATATGTCTTCGCTAGTACCCGAAAGGGCTACTGGCGAACTGCACATAGTAAGACCTTGAGCTATTCTCTAACTAATAGAAAACTGGAACAACTCGGACTTATGAATATGTCCAAGACGCTCCAGTCAATTCAATGTGATTAA
- a CDS encoding VOC family protein, with protein MTAKIYPYLTFENAKEAMDYYVQNFGAQITYHQPLSEQQAENIGLKIDSLADTTLYAEFLVAGQKIACADATMGHPQTSTLISIMLNFGEDKDGAQQLFKQLADSDEQRVTVPFGNWIKGSMMGQVVDHYGVTWIICTGNDIAN; from the coding sequence ATGACGGCAAAAATATACCCGTACTTAACGTTTGAAAATGCTAAGGAAGCGATGGACTATTATGTCCAGAACTTTGGGGCTCAGATTACATATCACCAGCCACTGAGCGAACAGCAGGCGGAAAATATTGGCTTAAAGATCGACAGCTTGGCAGACACGACGCTGTATGCTGAATTTTTAGTTGCTGGTCAAAAAATTGCTTGTGCGGACGCGACGATGGGACATCCCCAGACGTCAACCTTGATTTCAATCATGCTCAACTTTGGTGAGGATAAGGATGGTGCTCAGCAACTCTTCAAGCAGTTGGCAGACTCGGACGAACAGCGGGTTACGGTTCCGTTCGGTAACTGGATTAAGGGTAGCATGATGGGACAAGTGGTTGACCACTATGGGGTCACCTGGATTATCTGTACGGGTAATGATATTGCAAACTAA
- the zwf gene encoding glucose-6-phosphate dehydrogenase yields the protein MATENKAVITLFGATGDLAKRKLYTALFKLYQKGYLQDHFALLGTSRHPYTDEEFQQVVRDSIKDVEETRKGEAADFSKHFFYKSHDVTKPEHYTILKKRIEELDKQFGTEGNRLFYMSMAPQFFGTIAMNLKKQDLLSDDGFNRLVIEKPFGRDFDSAKKLNDELSKTFDENQIFRIDHYLGKEMVQNIQALRFGNTIIESLWNNRYIDNIQVTLSEKLGVEERAGYYDNSGALRDMVQNHIMQIVAQLAMEQPVSFTDTDVRVEKIKALRSLRVYTPSEAAANFVRGQYDAGNGTEAYRDADGVAPDSGTETFVAAKLMFDNYRWSGVPFYVRTGKKLADKFTRIDVVFKKPLIDIFADPRHESDQTLNSNVLTIFVEPKSGFAMQLNAKRAGQGFTTQPVDLKYLQSDTDKKESPEPYERLFHDALEGNHTNFASWAEIAYAWKFVDVIRKLWDIEKPQFPNYVPGSMGPAASDELLARDGRQWVYRLNH from the coding sequence TTGGCTACAGAAAATAAAGCTGTTATTACATTATTTGGTGCAACTGGTGACCTTGCTAAGCGGAAGTTGTACACCGCCCTCTTCAAGCTCTACCAAAAGGGCTACTTGCAAGACCACTTTGCACTGCTCGGAACTTCTCGTCATCCATACACCGACGAAGAATTCCAACAAGTTGTTCGGGACTCAATCAAGGATGTTGAAGAAACTCGCAAGGGCGAAGCTGCTGACTTCTCCAAGCACTTCTTCTACAAGTCACATGACGTTACCAAGCCTGAACACTACACAATCCTAAAGAAGCGGATTGAAGAACTGGACAAGCAGTTTGGCACAGAAGGCAACCGCTTATTCTACATGTCCATGGCTCCCCAATTCTTTGGCACTATTGCCATGAACCTGAAGAAGCAAGACCTACTTTCTGACGACGGCTTTAACCGCCTGGTTATCGAAAAGCCATTCGGTCGTGACTTTGACTCCGCTAAGAAGCTGAACGACGAACTGTCCAAGACCTTCGATGAAAACCAAATCTTCCGGATTGACCACTACCTGGGTAAGGAAATGGTTCAAAACATCCAAGCCCTACGCTTTGGTAACACCATCATCGAATCTTTGTGGAACAACCGTTACATCGACAACATCCAAGTTACCCTGAGTGAAAAGCTCGGTGTCGAAGAACGTGCTGGTTATTACGACAACTCTGGTGCCCTTCGTGACATGGTTCAAAACCACATTATGCAAATCGTTGCCCAATTGGCAATGGAACAACCTGTTTCATTTACCGATACCGACGTTCGGGTTGAAAAGATTAAGGCATTACGGAGTCTCCGTGTCTACACCCCATCCGAAGCCGCCGCTAACTTTGTTCGTGGTCAATACGATGCTGGGAACGGTACTGAAGCATACCGTGACGCAGATGGTGTTGCGCCTGATTCTGGTACCGAAACTTTCGTAGCTGCCAAATTAATGTTTGACAACTACCGTTGGTCTGGTGTGCCATTCTACGTTCGGACTGGTAAGAAGTTAGCCGACAAGTTCACCCGAATTGACGTTGTCTTCAAGAAGCCATTGATCGATATCTTCGCTGACCCTCGTCACGAAAGCGACCAAACCTTGAACTCCAACGTTTTGACAATCTTTGTTGAACCTAAGTCTGGCTTTGCTATGCAATTAAACGCTAAGCGCGCTGGCCAAGGCTTCACGACCCAACCAGTCGACCTGAAGTACCTGCAAAGTGATACCGACAAGAAGGAATCCCCAGAACCATACGAACGTCTCTTCCACGATGCTCTGGAAGGTAACCACACCAACTTCGCATCATGGGCTGAAATTGCCTATGCTTGGAAGTTCGTTGACGTAATTCGGAAGCTTTGGGACATTGAAAAGCCACAGTTCCCTAATTACGTACCAGGCTCAATGGGCCCTGCAGCCTCTGATGAACTGCTTGCCCGTGATGGTCGCCAATGGGTCTACCGTTTAAACCACTAA